The uncultured Methanomethylovorans sp. genome contains a region encoding:
- the aroA gene encoding 3-phosphoshikimate 1-carboxyvinyltransferase: MKVSADISKINGEVFAPTSKSYTHRAIAIGALSNECIVKKPLLSADTLATVSACKKLGAKIEKMNGDLHIIGMEGKPGVPDDIIDVKNSGTTLRLMTAISSLANGSTVLTGDHSIRGRPNQPLLDVLNKMNVEVFSTRNNGCAPIVVRGGLKGSAVEIDGSMSSQFVSALLIACPLAMEDTILSISGEMKSRPYVDITIEMLAEAGVKVIVDETNGIKFIIPANQKYNLKEYTVPGDFSSASYLLAAAAMLGSSITVHNLFPSKQGDSEIINVLRQMGADVHWNTQKGVVIVKGKTLKAITFDAGATPDLVPTVAVLAAVADGVTVICNAKHVRYKETDRLHAMAVELSKMGIIVQEKPDSLIITGGKLTGADVHGWHDHRIVMSLTLAGIVAGNTTIDTAESVSISYPNFFDDMSFLGAKIEKLDE, encoded by the coding sequence ATGAAAGTATCTGCTGACATCTCTAAAATTAATGGTGAGGTATTTGCACCTACATCAAAAAGCTATACGCACCGGGCTATCGCCATTGGGGCGCTTTCCAACGAATGCATTGTAAAAAAACCCTTACTGTCAGCAGACACTCTGGCAACTGTATCAGCTTGTAAAAAGTTAGGGGCTAAGATCGAAAAGATGAATGGTGATCTTCATATAATAGGCATGGAAGGAAAACCTGGAGTACCTGATGATATAATAGATGTGAAGAACTCCGGCACTACCTTGCGTCTCATGACTGCTATATCTTCTCTGGCAAACGGCTCCACAGTGCTTACAGGTGATCATTCCATAAGGGGAAGGCCCAATCAGCCGCTTCTGGATGTGCTCAACAAAATGAACGTGGAAGTTTTTTCCACCAGGAACAATGGATGTGCTCCTATTGTAGTAAGAGGAGGGCTCAAAGGTTCAGCTGTAGAAATAGACGGTTCTATGAGTTCGCAATTCGTTTCTGCATTACTAATAGCCTGTCCGCTTGCTATGGAAGATACTATCCTTTCCATAAGTGGAGAGATGAAGTCCAGGCCTTATGTGGATATAACCATTGAAATGTTAGCAGAAGCCGGTGTAAAGGTAATAGTGGATGAAACTAATGGCATTAAGTTCATCATTCCAGCAAACCAGAAGTACAATCTTAAAGAGTATACTGTGCCTGGAGATTTTTCTTCAGCTTCCTATCTGCTTGCAGCTGCAGCAATGCTTGGTTCATCTATCACTGTCCATAATCTTTTCCCTTCAAAACAGGGAGATTCCGAGATCATCAATGTGCTTAGACAGATGGGGGCAGATGTTCATTGGAATACGCAAAAGGGTGTTGTGATTGTTAAAGGAAAAACTCTTAAAGCGATCACATTCGATGCCGGAGCCACGCCTGACCTTGTGCCTACAGTAGCAGTGCTGGCTGCTGTTGCCGATGGTGTGACAGTTATCTGCAATGCTAAACACGTACGCTACAAAGAAACGGACCGTCTGCATGCTATGGCAGTTGAGCTTTCAAAGATGGGGATCATAGTACAAGAAAAACCGGACAGTCTAATCATTACCGGTGGCAAACTTACAGGAGCAGATGTGCACGGATGGCACGATCACAGGATAGTGATGTCATTGACCCTTGCTGGAATAGTGGCCGGAAACACTACAATAGATACTGCCGAATCTGTATCTATCTCCTATCCTAACTTCTTTGATGATATGAGTTTCCTCGGGGCAAAAATAGAAAAGCTTGATGAATGA
- a CDS encoding hydantoinase/oxoprolinase family protein: MQYSLGIDAGGTFTDAVLIRDTDGVIVQKTKVLTTYPDPLGGISKAIDELDPEYIRNVKLVSVSTTLSTNTILEDTGFPVAAILVGDYAIPQEGFPTHNYIMVNGGHTSNGEEAAPLDEEKVRQFAMEVKDKVAAFAVSAFFSNRNSDHELRVKHIITELTGLPVVCGHELSQEVGAYDRAITAYLNAQLLPITHNFIQSILKDIRGRGIDASLLMLKCDGSVIGMEEALERPIESIFSGPAASLVGASYLAKLGTCAMIDVGGTSTDVALIKNGVPELSEHGAIVGGWKTMVKAVRMETSATGGDSHIWISDHKFHIGPRRVIPLCRAAQQYPGFLKQLQESKSPSKKLLDENVQPTKFFVRTGFKPIGLTKGEEEIYDYILHIPVSYVDLFQKMKKQPSTYAIDNLIKKRLIQPIGFTPTDMLHVLGELQKWDGEASVVGAEKLAKILQIDKIELCRQVKQKVARNMAIDLISYLIEGIPADIVQRILSGENFTRFKVETPVVLLGGPVWAFKEEMEKLIDAQFIVPENADVGNAAGALVGKGIKRVDILIKKHFAPITGEGISDEELKEAKEVVQYFVFVPEGRKIFNDHIDAITFATDAGKKMVMDYMTAAGYCNNEVEIDVTRKDMVITEGEMPMETKIIVVGVGTSRIVMDKNCIPEYMRKKAYSFSKALDGSYSGK; the protein is encoded by the coding sequence ATGCAATACAGTTTGGGAATAGATGCAGGTGGAACCTTCACAGATGCTGTCCTCATCCGTGATACTGACGGAGTAATAGTACAAAAGACAAAGGTACTCACCACATATCCGGACCCCCTGGGAGGGATCAGCAAAGCCATCGATGAGTTGGACCCGGAATATATCCGCAATGTAAAATTAGTATCTGTTTCCACTACACTTTCCACCAACACGATCCTTGAGGACACTGGATTCCCTGTGGCTGCGATTCTTGTTGGGGACTATGCGATTCCACAAGAGGGCTTTCCCACTCACAATTACATCATGGTGAACGGGGGCCATACAAGTAATGGTGAAGAAGCTGCTCCTCTGGATGAGGAAAAAGTAAGGCAGTTTGCCATGGAAGTAAAGGACAAAGTAGCTGCCTTTGCAGTTTCAGCTTTTTTCAGCAATCGCAATTCAGATCATGAACTAAGAGTAAAGCATATAATTACAGAACTTACAGGATTACCTGTGGTATGTGGTCATGAATTGTCACAGGAAGTAGGAGCATATGACCGTGCAATTACGGCATACCTCAATGCTCAACTGCTACCTATTACACACAATTTCATACAATCCATTCTGAAAGATATTCGTGGACGTGGCATTGATGCAAGTCTGCTTATGCTCAAATGTGATGGATCTGTAATAGGCATGGAAGAAGCTCTGGAACGGCCCATTGAATCAATTTTCTCAGGCCCTGCTGCAAGTCTTGTAGGTGCTTCCTATCTTGCAAAACTGGGCACTTGCGCCATGATAGATGTAGGTGGCACCAGTACCGATGTTGCTTTGATCAAAAACGGAGTGCCTGAGCTTAGTGAGCATGGTGCTATTGTAGGTGGCTGGAAAACCATGGTAAAAGCTGTCCGTATGGAAACCTCAGCTACAGGAGGAGATAGTCATATATGGATCAGTGACCACAAGTTCCATATTGGACCCCGCAGAGTCATTCCACTATGCCGTGCAGCACAGCAGTATCCGGGTTTCCTTAAGCAGCTTCAGGAGAGTAAGAGTCCTTCAAAAAAACTTCTTGATGAAAATGTGCAACCTACAAAATTCTTTGTGCGTACCGGTTTTAAACCGATTGGCCTTACAAAAGGTGAGGAAGAGATATATGATTATATCCTGCACATACCTGTATCTTATGTTGATCTCTTCCAGAAAATGAAAAAACAGCCAAGTACCTATGCCATAGATAACCTCATAAAAAAGCGTCTGATACAGCCCATTGGTTTCACTCCGACAGACATGCTCCATGTACTTGGAGAATTGCAGAAATGGGATGGAGAAGCCTCTGTTGTAGGTGCAGAAAAGCTGGCAAAAATATTACAGATCGATAAGATCGAACTTTGCCGACAAGTGAAACAAAAAGTCGCAAGAAACATGGCAATAGATCTGATATCCTACCTCATAGAAGGCATACCTGCTGATATTGTACAGAGGATACTTTCTGGAGAGAATTTTACCAGATTTAAGGTGGAAACACCTGTTGTCCTTTTGGGTGGACCTGTCTGGGCTTTCAAGGAAGAGATGGAAAAACTCATTGATGCACAGTTCATCGTACCTGAGAATGCCGATGTGGGTAATGCTGCAGGTGCACTGGTAGGTAAAGGCATAAAAAGAGTGGATATCCTTATCAAGAAACACTTTGCCCCCATCACAGGCGAGGGAATCTCGGACGAAGAGCTCAAAGAAGCAAAGGAAGTTGTACAATACTTTGTCTTCGTTCCAGAAGGAAGAAAGATCTTTAATGACCACATTGATGCCATAACATTCGCAACGGATGCCGGCAAAAAAATGGTAATGGATTACATGACAGCAGCAGGTTATTGTAATAACGAGGTCGAGATCGATGTTACCAGAAAAGACATGGTGATAACTGAAGGGGAAATGCCCATGGAAACCAAGATAATCGTAGTGGGCGTGGGAACTTCACGCATAGTGATGGATAAGAACTGCATTCCAGAATATATGCGTAAAAAAGCATATAGTTTCAGCAAGGCGCTTGATGGATCATATTCCGGAAAATGA
- the mcrA gene encoding coenzyme-B sulfoethylthiotransferase subunit alpha, with amino-acid sequence MVADRKKMFAKDLEIKFTKEHGSNKMEGGKITDMVGRYYRLGIDQNPRKVEMRKAGQELAKKRGLVGYNPMMHCGGIPLGQRAITPSFISGTDMMVETDDLHYVNNAAMQQMWDDIRRTCIVGIDLAHETLEKRLGIEVTPETINFYLETLNHALPGGAVVQEHMVETHPALVDDCYCKIFTGDDELADEIDKQFLIDINKEFPAEQAEQLKAAIGKTTWQAAHIPTVVSRVTDGAQTSRWMAMQVGMSFISAYSMCAGEAAVADLSYAAKHAGVISMGEMLPARRARGPNEPGGISFGHLSDIVQTSRIDPEDPAHIALEVVGAGCMLYDQIWLGSYMSGGVGFTQYATAAYTNNILDDNLYYNVDYINDKYNGAAKKGTDNKVKATLEVVKDIATESTLYGLENYEKYPTALEDHFGGSQRATVLSAAAGSATAIATGNGNAGLSGWYLSMYLHKEAHGRLGFFGYDLQDQCGATNVLSYQSDEGLPVELRGPNYPNYAMNVGHQGGYAAIACSAHAGRGDAYAVNPLIKVCFADSLLPFDFTSPRKEFGRGALREFMPAGERSLIIPAK; translated from the coding sequence ATGGTAGCAGACAGAAAGAAGATGTTCGCAAAAGACTTGGAGATCAAGTTCACAAAAGAGCACGGTTCCAACAAGATGGAGGGTGGCAAGATCACCGACATGGTTGGTAGGTACTACAGGCTCGGCATTGATCAGAACCCAAGGAAAGTTGAAATGAGGAAGGCAGGTCAGGAACTCGCAAAGAAGAGAGGACTTGTCGGTTACAACCCAATGATGCACTGCGGTGGTATACCACTCGGTCAGAGAGCAATTACTCCATCCTTCATATCAGGCACTGATATGATGGTAGAGACTGATGACCTGCACTATGTAAACAACGCTGCAATGCAGCAGATGTGGGATGACATTAGGAGAACCTGTATTGTCGGTATAGACTTGGCCCACGAGACCCTTGAGAAGAGATTGGGTATCGAAGTTACACCAGAAACCATCAACTTCTACCTTGAGACCCTTAACCACGCTCTTCCAGGCGGTGCAGTGGTACAGGAACACATGGTCGAGACCCATCCCGCACTTGTGGATGACTGTTACTGTAAGATCTTCACCGGTGACGATGAACTTGCAGACGAAATCGACAAGCAGTTCCTCATCGACATCAACAAGGAATTCCCTGCAGAGCAGGCAGAACAATTAAAGGCAGCCATCGGAAAGACAACCTGGCAGGCAGCTCACATTCCAACCGTGGTCAGCAGGGTAACAGATGGTGCCCAGACCAGCAGGTGGATGGCTATGCAGGTCGGTATGTCCTTCATCTCCGCATACAGCATGTGTGCCGGTGAGGCAGCAGTCGCTGACCTATCATATGCAGCAAAGCACGCTGGTGTGATCTCCATGGGTGAGATGCTCCCAGCAAGGCGTGCACGTGGTCCAAACGAGCCAGGAGGAATCTCCTTCGGTCACCTCTCAGATATCGTGCAGACCAGCCGTATAGACCCAGAAGACCCAGCACACATAGCCCTTGAGGTAGTCGGTGCAGGCTGTATGCTCTACGACCAGATCTGGCTCGGTTCATACATGTCTGGTGGTGTTGGTTTCACACAGTACGCAACCGCTGCATACACCAACAACATCCTGGATGACAACCTGTACTATAACGTAGACTACATCAACGACAAGTACAACGGCGCAGCCAAGAAGGGTACAGACAACAAGGTAAAGGCAACTCTTGAAGTTGTAAAGGACATCGCTACAGAGTCCACTCTGTACGGTCTTGAGAACTACGAGAAATACCCAACTGCACTCGAGGACCACTTCGGAGGTTCCCAGAGGGCAACTGTGCTCTCCGCAGCAGCAGGTTCCGCAACCGCTATCGCAACAGGTAACGGAAACGCTGGTCTGTCCGGATGGTACCTCTCTATGTACCTGCACAAGGAAGCACACGGCCGTCTCGGTTTCTTCGGTTACGACCTGCAGGACCAGTGTGGTGCAACCAACGTGTTGTCCTACCAGTCCGACGAGGGTCTGCCTGTTGAACTGCGTGGACCAAACTACCCCAACTACGCCATGAACGTAGGTCACCAGGGTGGATACGCTGCAATAGCATGTTCAGCACATGCAGGCCGCGGCGACGCATATGCAGTGAACCCACTCATCAAGGTCTGTTTCGCAGACAGCTTGCTGCCCTTTGACTTCACTTCCCCAAGGAAGGAATTCGGTAGGGGCGCACTGCGCGAGTTCATGCCTGCCGGTGAGAGATCACTCATCATCCCAGCAAAGTAA
- the mcrG gene encoding coenzyme-B sulfoethylthiotransferase subunit gamma, whose amino-acid sequence MAYKPQYYPGATSVAVNRRKHMSGDVEKLREISDDDLVMILGHRPPGSDYRSTHPPLAEMGEPECSIRQTVEPTPGAKAGDRVRYVQFVDSMYNGTSVPYVRSYSAAIKFRGVDPGTLSGRQVVEARERDMEEVAKFQIETEMFDPALSSLRGATVHGHSLRLPEDGVMFDMLDRARLDKDGIVKMHKDQVGRPIDKKVELGKPMSAKEAAKRTTIYRVDNVAFRSDKEVIEWVHRVFDQRTKYGFKPE is encoded by the coding sequence CCAGGTGCAACATCTGTTGCAGTAAACAGAAGGAAACATATGTCTGGCGATGTGGAAAAGCTCAGGGAAATTTCCGATGACGATCTTGTAATGATTCTCGGACACCGCCCACCAGGAAGCGACTACCGCAGCACCCACCCACCACTTGCAGAAATGGGTGAGCCAGAGTGCTCAATCAGACAGACTGTAGAACCAACCCCAGGCGCAAAAGCTGGTGACAGGGTAAGGTACGTACAGTTCGTAGACTCAATGTACAACGGTACCTCAGTACCATACGTCAGGTCCTACAGCGCAGCCATTAAGTTCAGAGGTGTAGACCCAGGTACCCTTTCCGGACGTCAGGTCGTTGAAGCCCGTGAGAGAGATATGGAAGAGGTTGCCAAGTTCCAGATCGAGACCGAAATGTTCGACCCCGCACTTTCAAGCCTGAGAGGCGCAACTGTGCACGGTCACTCCCTGAGACTTCCAGAAGATGGCGTTATGTTTGACATGCTGGACAGGGCAAGGCTCGATAAAGACGGCATAGTGAAGATGCACAAAGACCAGGTAGGCAGACCTATCGATAAGAAGGTTGAGCTTGGAAAGCCAATGTCTGCAAAGGAAGCGGCAAAGAGGACAACCATTTACCGCGTGGACAATGTTGCATTCAGAAGCGACAAAGAAGTCATTGAGTGGGTCCACAGAGTGTTCGACCAGAGAACCAAATACGGATTCAAGCCGGAATAA